In Oncorhynchus tshawytscha isolate Ot180627B linkage group LG24, Otsh_v2.0, whole genome shotgun sequence, the genomic window aggctgtcagtgtaaataagaatttgttcttaactgacttgcctagttaaataaaaatgtgtaaacTGTATGAATTATCATCATGATCAGCTTTTAATTGCCAAACATAAGAAAATCATCACAACATTTACATTTCTCAAACATTCAGACTGAAGATAACATGCTTTTGATTGCGAAGTCTAAAAACACCCAAACAAACAATGACATCACTAAAATCTAGATGATCCATTTTCCTATTTATATTCCCACTCATCCAAAATGTTTGATCTTTATCTGTACTTTGGTTCTACATCCTTTGCAATTGGAATTTGACCATATTTTAGATTATACTGTCACACTATGCCACCCTGTCCCCACTAGTCTCTCTAGACAGACATATTCCCACAATGTTAACAATGTTAGTCCTGTCTGGGATTTCCGCAACTATGTCCCCACCAACCCCCCTCTCTTtgaaggggcaatctgggattggtacatccaaTTTGGGTGTAATGCTTGTCGTCGGGAGAAAgaaaggaccaaggtgcagcgtggtaagtacatcattgtaatttaataaagaatgaatactgaaacaaaaacaatacacgacaaacgaacagtgCTGAATGGtgcaacaaaacacagaacagaaaataaacacccacaactcaaaagtgaaaccaggctacctaagtttgattctcaatcagggacaacgattgacagctgcctctgattgagaaccataccaggccgaacacagaaaatcccaaattatagaaaaaacaacatagacaacccacccaactcacgccctgaacatactaaaacaaagacataacaaaggaactaaggacAGAACGTGACATTGGAACTCTTAAAAGAAATgaaattgattcttgaagaatataacttacacatgcctcatgagcttagttcaactgtctttCCCCATGGTGAAAACTATCCATTTCAgttcttgcatccatagctctgtttgTTCATTTGAGATTGGTtaaatttctccagccccatccattAGCCGTTTACCCctactttgttgttgtttgaatcgCAAATCAAACTCTGACAGCTGCCCAGCTTGACTTGaaatccatctatccctctcaaAACCTTCCATTTATTTCACCTCCATATCTTTCCCTCTGTCCATCTACACATGCTTACAAATATCTGTGCATTAGAATATAGAATTAGTGGTCTAATATAGATGTGTTTACTAAGAAGCTGAAAATAAAACTGGGCTTTTTAATTTAACCAGGCATGtcctttaagaacaaattcttatttacaatgacggcctaccccggccaaaccctaacaccgGGTCAATTGTGAgactccctatgggactcccaatcactgccggttgtgatgcagcctggaatcaaaccagggtctgtagtggcacctctagcactgagatgcagtgccttagaccgctgagccactcgggacCCCGAAACATTTCTTGGCTTCTTGTATAGAAATACAGTAGGTTGTGCCTCTCGCTTAAGAGTAGAAAGCAGATCATTCAGTCGACATTCCTTCCGGTCCTAGACTGTGGCGACATCATCAACATGAATGCAGCTGCCACATCATTAAAACCGTTAGATGCAATTTACCACAGCGCAGTCTGTTTATTTATTCTTGAAATTCCTTCTGTCACTACAGATTTAGGTAAAAACGGCTTTAAGTTTCCTCTCACCTCACTTATGGAACAATGTTCAGAATACCCTACAGTTGAGCACATTGGTGCCTTTCGGGCAATTCAGATTGTTGGTAGAGGAATATGGTTGTTTTTTATAATTGTGATTTTTGTATTTGCTTGGTCTTGTCATTAGGATCTCCCTTGGAAAATAAACCTTGGTCTCATAGGGACTCCCCTGCCTTAAAAAAGGttcaattaaatcaaatcaaaacatgcCGTACTCTTTACCctttttcttcctccctctctaccccacatcccccattccctcctctccccccattcCCTCTCTCACCTAACTCAGCCTTTACGTAACCTCAGCCGCTGCCCCAGCGGCGCAATAACCAAAATTATAATGAAATCTGTATAAGTTCCTGTCGGGCTAAAGCCGTGGATTAAATCTCTTATGCAAACAGATTTTCGATGATTTTACATAACAGCTCGAGACAGGCAGAGGGGAAAGGGTCAGGACTGtggacacagtcacacacacacatacacatcaggACCCTGGCCCACTGATATGCTATTATGctcttcaagttacaatgttttGTAACTTGTATTCTATGGAGAAAATAGTTTATTCCTTTTGTTACATATGTATGTTAACAATATCCGTTGAGCTTTTTcacactatacagtatatttttatttcacctttatttaaccaggaaggctagttgagaacaagttctcatttacaactgcgacctggccaagataaagctaagcagtgtgacacaaacaacaacacagagttacacatggaataaacaagcatacagtcaataacacaatagaaaaaaaataaagtctatatacagggtgtgcaaatggcatgaggaggtaaggcaataaataggccatagtagcgaagtaattacaatttagcagattaacactggagtgatagatgagcagatgatgatgtgcaagtagtgatactggtgtgcaaaagagccaaaaagtaaataaaaacaatatggggatgaggtaggtagattgggtgggctatttacagatggactatataCAACTGCAgggatcggttagctgctcagatagctgatgtttaaaattagtgagggaaatgtaagtctccagcttcagcgatttttgcaattcgttccagtcacttgcagcagagaactggaaagagaggcggccaaaggcTTTGGGGAtggccagtgagatatacctgctggagcgcgtgttatGGTTGGGTGTTTTTATCGTGAccactggagccagtgggtctggcgacggaTACAGGtgtatgtagcgagggccagccgactagagcatacaggtcgtttAGCATGACTGACCAGGTTTAGCAGCTCTTTCAGagcatctgctatctggatttgggtgaaagagaCGCTGGGGAGGCTCGGGCAGGTAGCTGCAGGTGggggggttggggtagccagaaggaaagcatggccagaagTAGAGAAATACATGTTGAaatgttcgattatcatggatttatcagtggtgaccgtgttacctagcctcagggcagtgggcagctgggaggaggtgctcttgttttccatggactttacagtgtcccaaaactttttggagctagagctacaggatgcaaatttcggtttgaaaaagctagcctttgctttcctgactaactgcgtgtattggttcctgacttccctgaacagttgcatattgcaGGGACttttcaatgctattgcagtccgccacaggatgtttttgtgctggtcaagagcagtcaggtctggactgaaccaagggctacatctgttcttagttctacattttttgaaaggggcatgcttatttaagatggtgaggaaattacttttaaagaatgaccaggcatcctccacttatgggatgaggtcaatatccattcaggatacccgggccaggtcgattagaaagtcctgctcgcagaagtgtttcagggagcatttgacagtgatgaggggtggtcgtttgaccgcagacccatagtggatgcagacaatgaggcagtgatcgctgagatcctgattgaaaacagcagaggtgtatttgaagtacaagttggtcaggatgagggtgcccatgtttacgaatttagggttgtacctggtggattccttgataatttgtgtgagattgagggcatctatcttagattgttttactgctggggtgttaagcatatccaaGTTTAGGCCACCTAACAGAATGAACTCTGAAGATTGACGAGggccaatcaattcacatatggtgtccagggcacagctgggagctgaggggggtctataacaggcggcaacagtgagagacttatttcatATGATGtatatgggtctttctataaatattggggccaatgtgtgacatttggatggtttaaaaaaaaaagaaggattTTCATGCAGTTCCACGTGTACTTAAAGGAATATATAAAAGTGAATATATTCAAATTAGCCCATAACTCTACCTATACAACAACATAGGCCTTTGACTAAACATCCTTTAACTTTAAGCAGGGTTCATAAAGAcattggcaagtcaaattcaaggacattcagggactttTTCAAGCAATTCATTGTAATTTCCAAGGACTGCAACGTTATACAATTGAATAATTTATATAATTGTATATATAAAAGgcctgctcggtcctccttttccagtagttcacaatcatctcctttgtcttgatcacattgagggaaaggttgttgtccttgcacaacacggtcaggtctctgacctcctccctataggctgtctcatcgttgtctgtgatcaggcctgccactgttgtgtcatcggcaaacttaatgatgatgttggagttgtgcctggccgtgcagtcatgagtgaacagggagtacatgtggggactgaggacgcaccctgaggggtccccgtgttgaggatcagcatggcggatgtgttgttacctaccctttccacctgggggcagtccatcaggaagtccaggatccagttgcagagggagctgtttattcccagggtccttaacttagtgattagctttgagggcactatggtgttgaacgctaagctgtagtcaatgaatagcattctcacataggtgttcctttgtccaggtgtgaaagggcagtgtggactgcaatagagattgcatcatctgtggatctgttgggacggtatgcaaattggagtgggtctagggtctttgggataatggtattgatgtgagccatgaccagactttcaaagcatttcatggctacagatgtgagtgctacgggtcggtagtcatttaggcaggttaccttagtgttttttggcacagggactatggtggtctgcttgaaacatgttggtataacagcctcagacagggagaggttgaatgtcagtgaagacatttgccagatGGTCACCACATtctcggagtacatgtcctggtaatccgtctggccctgcggccttgtgaatgttgacctgttttacaGTCTTACTTGGGTGCGGAGAGCGTGATTAcatagtcgtccggaacagctaattctctcatgcatgtttcagtgttacttgcctcgaatcGAGCATAGATGTTTTTTAGCTCGTCTGGAAGGCTCGTATCACTggacagctctcggctgtgcttccctttgtagcctgtaatagtttgcaagtcctgccagATTTGACGAGTGTCGGAGCTGGtttagtacgattcgatcttagtcctatgTTGACGCTTTGCTTAACGAAATGTTAAGAcgttacactgcatttctgaacGGTCTATACAAAACACTGTCCAACATTTAGATCCAGGATTCTTACAGGGTTCAAGATCAATGTCTAATTTAACTGATTAATGCTTAATTTATGATATAATAACAACTTACACTGCCATAAATGCAAGAACAGAAAAGTAATGTTTTAAGTTACACGATTTTGGACAAATCCCTCAAGACACCGACCATGTCCATGATAAAGCGTTAAACAGGTTTTAAATCAACTCATCAATTGTATTGAATATAGCTATGATCCCCCTTATATCTTCATGGAATGACATGAAAAAATGTGGCAGATTATTATCAGTGACTTGTCAACAGTTGTAACAAGTTGTCCAGTGTAGGAAATCCTCACTGTTGCCCTAGTTTATAAAAATACGCATTTCAGTTGTAATCATTTACCGGTTTTGAATCTGATACTTCCGGTTCTTAATCCATGTAGGTTACCTATAACAATAATAGAATGGATAAAAAAAAGTGGTGAAAAAGTTAAATGTTTTCAATATATACAATTGTGCAGAATCTACCGTACATAATTTTACGTTGCTCTCTTGCTCTGTGTCTCACTTCTATGAAGTCGACATACAGTCTGTGTTACTCATTTTGTGTATTTGTCGCTACAAGTTGATTTTCTAAATCCAATCCTCAAATACCCTTTCCATTGATACCTCTGTAAACATGGGTAGGATTACACAAAGTCTGAGGCACAACTCCACTTTACGGATGCACATTAAACATGATAATCGAACAAGCAACAACAGCACCCTATGATAAAATAATGGGTATCGAGAGTATTGAGGTAATCATTGAGCTAAAGCAAAGTTTAGATAGTGATATGAATTTTAAAAAACTTTGCAAATAGTGCAGATTTTTATGAATGCATAAGAGCAAATGAGAACAAGTAATTGTATCCACAGTTGTATCTAATATGTGTGCACCCCTATACTTGTATTATGTtcctctgtcacgccctgaccttagtgagccgttttatttctctgtttggttaggtcagggtgtgatgtggagtgggcattctatgttttgttttctatgtttatttatttctatgttttggccgggtatggttctcaatcaggaacagctgtctatcgttgtctctgattgggaatcgtacttaggtagccctttttccttcctttcagtgtgggtagttgtctttgttaggggtACTGTAGCCCTTGTAAGCGGCACGGTAATGTTTGTTATTTCTTGTTATGTTGGAGACATTTGAACAAATAAAAggaaatgtacgcttaccacgatgcaccttggtctcattccgacATCCTCCTCCGCCAGTCTATGTATACAGTCACCTTATGAATATTTGTTGAATGATAATGATATCATTAAAATGTCACCACCCCCCTAATTTATGAATTATGTGTTGTAGTGGAAACTTATGCttgaaaatgaataaaaaatatataaatggtaTCTAATGTAAATCAATTGTAtttatacatttgttttactGTGTGTTTAATTTTGTGACATAGAGGCAGAGTTTACTAATGGGACTACCGATTCGATCATCCATGACCAGCCTTCCAAACCCTCCCCCATCCCACTCCTGTCACTCATATACCCCTCCATCCTAAATGCAACCTCAGACACACCACACCTTCTCACCATCCTCACAGAACTCAAGAGtgtcggtcagtcagacagagaggcagggcaGACTGCTGAAAGGGGGAGTGGACACATATAGagcagaggggaaagaggagaagagagaaagagggctaTCCACTCATCTCCGACAGTAGGGATATTGATGCACATACTTGAGTGAAGAGGAAAATAAAACGGTAAGTGAATATACACCATTCTGTTTTGTTTACAAAATAGCAACATTTGCAGATAAACATCATGATGATAATGCCTGCATTAATTTACTGTGTGACAGTCATAGATGCTGTATGTGGATTAAAAAGCCTACAATGGAAATGGAAAGGAAACTACAATGGATTTTCACCATGCATATAGTTTTAGTATCAATACATATGTTTTATTGAAAAACAACacgcactcttatccagagtgacatgCTAGGGTTAAGCGCCTTGCTCATGGGCATatcgacagattttcacctagtcggctcggtgattcgaaccagcaaccttacggttttactggcccaacaatgttgaccgctaggctacctgccgctataCTGTTAGgttacctgacacacacacacacacacacacacacacacacacacacacacacacacacacacacacacacacacacacacacacacacacacacacacacacacacacacacacacacacacacacacacacacactttgtacaAAGTACAAAACTTGCCTTTCGTAAACTAACACTCACACTTGACCCCCCTACTAGCACTGAATTTGCTGAAAGCTACTTTACTGAGGAAAAATGTTCTTACTATAACTGAGATATGTTGTTGTcgcacctagctatcttaagatgaatgcactaactttaagtcgctctggacaagagcgtctgctaaataactaaaatgtaaatgtgaagTACAAATACTCAAAGTACAAACATATACTTTAAATATTAACATATATAAATATTCAATCCTGTAGATCACAAAAACAGACTAGTCAGTGCAGACTAATCCTGTCCCCCCCAGTGATGCCAAATACAGAAGAGTAGAGTACAATAAAGTAAAATGCATTTAATTAAAGAACGACAAGGGACCTTTGCTAATCTTTGACTGTTTCCCTATCTAACAGACATGAGTTTAGGAGCAGCATGTGTCTTCCTGAGGGGAGGGAAGCATATTGTAAGTTTTACAAACATTTTATTCTAAAATATGCTGTATGTGTGGAAGTGCTGGCAAACTAATATGATATGTTGAGTGGattgtgaagaaaaaaaacagtatagagagagacatatttatgtttatttattttcccttttgtacttgaactatttgcacatcgttacaacactgtaaataggcataacatgacatttgaaatgtctccatTCCTTtgtaacttttgtgagtgtaatgtttactgttcattttttattgtttatttagcctttgtttattatctatttctcTTGCTTTGCCAATATgtccctttgaattgaatttaattgagagagagtgagagaaagagagaaagatgggcATTTTCTCTCTACCTGCTAGCAGCGTTGGGGAAGCTActttgaaaatatagtttaccaagctaccaatttaTTCACACTGaaagaagttaagctacactaaagctacccttaagaaaatgtagtttacttaactaaagttactttgataaagttattcattacatttatttaaagaacaacacacatacacacacaaaagctTAAGGATAATTTTAGTATAGCTTAACTTCTTCTAATGTGAATAGACTACAATTTGCAAGACAGATCACTTTCACAGCCATATGCTACCAAAATGTGTAATATAGCATATTTAACATAAAAACTATTTTTTCAAGGACAATTAGGTAGGCCTGATGCCGAAAAAGAAAATAAATTATTGCCTACAtcacctatttatttatttatttttgccaaAAAAATGTAGTTCCTGTAGTTAGCAACACCACTACATGGCAAAAAAGTAATTAACCAATGAAAAAACTACctagatttgaatttagttcaactaccaccaagctactgcaaataatgtagttaaattactagCTGAACTACATGTGGTTCATACTCCCCAAATATTGTCTGCTAGATGGGCATTATCTTCATATATGGGTAGCTGccatgcacatgcacatgcactcTAACCTCTCTAAATATCTGGGCATAATCTCATTTCGGTTTGTGTCATTTTAAATCAAAATGTTGGGTGCAATAGGGAAAGGATGCTTTTCATGTGTGagcgcgcacgtgtgtgtgtgtgtgtgtgtcgggaggggggtgagagagtgtAGAAAAATATTAGGTGTTGTGTTATAGAGAAATATTTGCATTATCATGTATCAAATGAAAAGCACACTTTATGGTAATATGTTAAATTGAAGTATTCTTCATGCAACTTACTGTACCATCTCTCTAAGCAGACATTCTATCAAATCCAACATAAATTTACTCTGGTAAATACTGTTTGCAGGACAGAGAGCTGGCCGATGACGAAATTGAAGGTAAAAGAAAATTGTGTCAGCGTCATCTCACTCTTTCCATTTGTCCTCCATTCCATTTGGTCAATGTAACAGGGTTTCTAAGTTATATTAGTAACTTTTTACAACCAATTTCTAAATAATGCTCAATGTTGGTTGATTTCTGATCAAATGGAAAATACTTTTTTATAAGATTATCCTTACAGTAAATTTCAAATGTCCATCTACCAATTATGTTTCATTTATCATGTATCTTGAAGAAAACTCAAAAACAGTCTTCATTCCATTATAGATGTACCCTCTGAAGCAAATGAAAATACAGAGAAAGAAATGTTCCAACTTCCCCAAGAGGTTTGCCAACTCTTGGTCTCTCACAGTATCTTTTAAGACTGATAAGTTGTTCCTACTGTCTCTCAGAGCTGCGCGAGGCGTTTGCTGAGTTCGACAAGGACAAGGATGGGCTGATCAGCTGCAAGGACCTGGGCAACCTGATGAGGACAATGGGCTACATGCCCACTGAGATGGAGCTGATCGAGCTGAGCCAGAACATCAACATGAACCGTGAGTCATTAGACAATTCTCTGTTGAAAATTCAAGAAACTTTCCCAGGTTCTAGAAAATTCCCAGGTTTGTCAGAAATCCCAGTTGCAGGAAtgaggagggaataagcagggaGGGAATTCTCCAACTGGGGATCCTCCAACCAGGACTTCAGAAAAACCTGGGAACTTTGGGAAAGTTGCatgaattttgcaaccctagattTAATTCAGATAAATATACAATACTGAAGAGGACCACAGTATCAGAATAGCAGTCATAACTAGAGCAAATTAAGGTTAGTGGAACTCTCATTATAATTGATTTAATCTCTTTCAATTTCCTAGTTGGTGGGAGAGTAGACTTTGAGGACTTTGTTGAGCTGATGGCCCCAAAGCTGCTGGCTGAGACTGCTGGGATGATCGGCGTGAAAGAACTGAAGGACGCTTTCAAAGAGGTGAGAGACAGAAGTCTTCCAAGTTCCCTGAATAACCCATATGAAATGGTCAGGGAATTGTGCAAAGACAACCAACATGATACCCTAACAAAAAAAAACTTTCCTGCTGCTCTCCCTATTCAACCATATCCAGTGGTGTAAGGTACTTAAATAAAAATAcgtaagtcgtttttgggggttatctgtactttactttgctacttctatttttgacaacttttactccactacattcctaaaagaATCAAtggactttttactccatacattttccctggcacccaaaagtactcgttacatttctaatgtttagcaggacaggaaaatggtcaaattcacacacctatcaagagaacattcctggtcatccctactgcctttgatctggtggactcactaaacacaaatgctttgtttgtaaattattgcCTAACTATTGGAGTGTACACCTGGCTTGCCGTAATAAAAAAAGAGGAAATTGTGCtgtctgatttgcttaatataatgaatatgaaattatttatacttttactttgacttctgatacttaagaatattttagcaattacatttagcaattacagtatatttaaaaccaaatacttttagacttttactcaagtaatattttactgtgtgactttcaATTTACTGGAGTGTCACGCTGGCATAAAGGATCCGGAGGCagacgcaggaatgcgtaatagttttttttattaaacccaaattacggcgtgctGTGTAAAGGCActgggacgaagaccaaacaaacactttacaaaaacaacagggttgaaacccaaacaaaagagctaagagtacctcaaataaataacgCATGCGCACAATGACtatcacacgggacgagacccgtaaccatctgcgcaatccacaagggcacgaaagcccaggtactcacacgcaccaatgcatattgtaacaataatcgacaagaaatcaaagggcacatatataccaatactaatcagtgggaataggggcaggtgtgcgtgatgaaagttccggagggatccgtgacattgagtcattttctatcaaggtacctttacttttactcaagtatgacacatgggtattttttccaccactgaccaTAGAACATCAAATGCTATTTGTCACATGTTGTGTAAACAACAggcgtagactaacagtgaaatgcttactaacaggttATTTTCCatcaatgcagagttaaagaaaaataattaaaaatctcaaataaaaatagaaacagtgacacgaggaataaatacatagtGAATAACGAATAACAATAAACGAGTCCAGTGTgcgtgcatagagtcagtgcaagatagtTAGTTTAATATCACCATATCAAGACCATAATCCTACTCAGAACCACTTTTTTCTAGTTTTGTTATGATTTTGTATGATGGTAAGACTTTGTACATTCATACCATTCTCTTAACCAGGGTTTGGATCAATATTGTTTCAATTAGTCTGACTCTTTCATTGGAATTGTACTCTTCGCTACGCTCCGTTTAATAATATTATCTAGCTGGTTGATTATGCAAACTCAAATCCTTGCCCCCTCTCTGGTTAGTTTGACGCGGACGGAGACGGAGAGATCACAACAGAGGAGTTACGAAACGCCATGACCAAGCTGATGGGGGAGCACATGTCTCGAAGAGAGATTGACGCTGTGGTACGAGAGGCTGACAATAACGGTGACGGGACTGTAGACTTTGAAGGTAAGGAGAATTGACAATGGTCATctaaacaacaacaaataacaTAGTCAGACGCTACAACACTCTAGACACAAACAGCAGTAACACAGACGTCAACAATGGCAGCAAAGACAAAACAACATAgattacaaaaaaaacacagaacCAATACACATTGAAATTGTTGTTGTTGACCATTGAATCCTACTGTGGGGAATGAGGAGCTATTTGCAGAATATAAGTGATACAGATGTATGTATTAATGAATGAACTGTGTTTATGTtttgtactgtatgttttgtGTAGTTTCTTACattctccttttttctctcccaCAGAGTTTGTTAGAATGATGTCACGCCAGTGAGGAGGACTTCTTGGAAAAAGGATTATTTCTCACACACACGTTTGTATTACTATCCTTCTGGGGatcaaacaattgattcccattaaaatcctattttccctaaccattaaccctaaaatagcctttttccttgttgggactggcaaaatgtccccacaaccaaaaccaaacacacacacatacacagccccCCCCACACAATCTTCAGGATGTATTTCTGCAGTTTGAAAAATGATAttaatacaattattttattaacacacataatacaataaaaatatataatacaataatTAATAACATGACCACAAATTAGAAATGTTTTTTTCAAGCACATACATTGTTTTATGTCATTTGTATATATATGGGAAATTATGCAATTCTATTTGTCTAGCTTGTTTTTTGATTAGTTTTTGAAGGTATTCTACAATAAATTATTCGGAAAAAAATACTTTGGTTATGTTTACCCTATGTCAAAGGAGCATTAACATACCATTCTGAATCCAATTTCGGTTGAACAATCAATCACAATCATCTGTTATCAATGTCCATGCATATGATATTTGGCAGACATGATCAAATATATGTATCTTTACACTAATGGGGCATTCACATGGTCGTCGGATGTGGGAAACTTCCCAATAAGGAGGTCATAAGTCCAACATGTTTGTGATCAAGTGCTTTTAAGTCAGAACAATTGTTCCACCAAtacgattttagctagctagacaaTAAAGTTATCTAGCTTGCTTATCATTGA contains:
- the cabp5a gene encoding calcium-binding protein 5a, translating into MSLGAACVFLRGGKHIDRELADDEIEELREAFAEFDKDKDGLISCKDLGNLMRTMGYMPTEMELIELSQNINMNLGGRVDFEDFVELMAPKLLAETAGMIGVKELKDAFKEFDADGDGEITTEELRNAMTKLMGEHMSRREIDAVVREADNNGDGTVDFEEFVRMMSRQ